CTAACAAGCACATTTTGGAGTTTTTGCCCAGGATACAGTGATTCCCACTTCTCTGGGAACTGTTTCCAGCCATTTTGTGACAACATATACCATACCAGCCTTCGCCATCCCAGCCTTCACCCCCTAGCACACCAAAGCTGATTGGAGAAGTGGACATAGGATGATTCTTTACATCCAGTTTTGGATTTCTGAACTGATATTCCTAGGCAGTGAAATCAGTAATAGAGGTCAATGGTAGCATTCTAGAGGAAATTCTATGCTTCTCCTTTCCACTCAGCATGATGTGATGCAGTCAAGGGAAATCTACACCAAAATTTATGCCGTGCTGTTTGGACCTTGCACCTCCAGAGGTTTATGAGTCACCATAAAAGtctttaatttataaaacagtctttctcaggtattctgtaacagtaatgaaaagcagactaatataaaaatatatgtaaagtatcCAATATTTGGTAAATTGTAAATTTGACAAATTGGTCAAAGAATTGGTTTGAAGTTGATCATGCTTAAGTCAATGAAGAGAATCATAAAGGAGTTTCTGAGTCTGCAAGATTGTCAGTAACATCAAATTCTCTATAATGACTTTCTTGTaggaagtatttattttaatatttaaggcAGAAAGACTGATTTCATGTGTACTCCATCAGTCACTGATTCTTTCCTAACAGGCTTGGGCTCAGTTATCTCTGTGCCATAGTCCAATGcctttaatgaatttaaaaatgaattcagtggTTCAGACAGGAGTAGAAAGGGCTTAGGTTTCCCTGTGTGTACAATAAGGAAATCTCGCTTACAAGGATATGTAAAAGTTACAGTAAAGCACAAAGTCTGTCACCTAGTATGTGCccaatgtgtttttaaaatttatatgaatgtcCTCTGTAAAACAGAGACTATGCAAGCACTAGAGACACTGACAATAATAATGCATGGAATTTGTTCCTTGATTCTGACCACATGTATTTATTGACCCTTTTTTGTTCTTGTCAGACTCAAATCCAGGTCTCTTTGACCCCAAAATCAAAGCTCCTAAGCATGTCTTTCCACTGACTGTCTGGATTGTTCCTCACCATAAGTAATGGGCACTTAGCCACTTGTCTATGTGGAGTGCTCTCTGCTCTAGAGTGTTCTCTGCTCCAGAGGACCTTGGGGAGTAATATCATCTGTCTCTCTCATAAGTCTTCTGGAAAATTATTTATAAGCTGGAAGTGGACCTGTTGCAGCTTCTGAAACCTGGAACAAAGTCTCTGAAGCTCCCAAAATTCAGAGCAAGAAGAACATTCCAGGATGCAAAGTAGAGTGAGAATGAATCTTTTTATAAAACTTAAGTCCTTTTTGAAAGACATTCAAAAATGTTGACCAGAAACCCTCTATCAAGCCTTGTAACATTCCTCAATACATTTCAATACATTTTCTCCATTCAACATACTCAGAAgggtagaaataaataaataaaaacataacattaTCCTTTAAAACATCATATTTTAGGTAGgtaaaaatatctcattttaatgGATCATGCAAACAGGAACACAAGACACAGAAGACCAGCTTGTACAAGCATTCCCATTTGTTACACATATTAAGCTTTagcattaagttttaaaatataaatcacaacCAGATTGCAACATAAATACCAAATATATGTTCTCATGCCTTTGGTAATTTTCAGTTAACACATGTAAGTATAAAAGAACATGATGACTTTGGGACTCAGATAAAAATAATGCACAGTCCCTTCAAAGGGTCACCTGTGGCCACAGATGTGTTCCATGTCAGCTGTTTTTCCTCTCAACATATTATTTTGGAAATTGTTGCCACTCTTGGGAACAtcttgtgtttgtatgtgtgtgtatgtgtgtacttaACAGGATGCATTTCTGCCTTTTGGAAAAAATGTGTTACAATGAGCTGCAACCCCAgagattttcattctttcttacataactagctatgtgatcttgggcaTCTCATTTCACCTTGATACACCTCCATTTGCTCCTCGGAGAACTGGAACCAATAAGGCTTCTTCTGTTGTGGTGTCATGGGACTTCCATGAGGTAAACCTGGTCTGGTCCTCAAGAAATATGGCTTTCTTGCTCctactcttttgttttgtttggctgttttaaaaaatattttttagttgttgatgaatttttattttatttatttatatgtggtgctgagaattgaacccagtgcctcacgtgtgcctcacatgtgctaggcaagcactctaccactgagccacaaccccactcCCTTGTTTTGCTTTTAACACACACTCACTCCAGAAcgtttcctctctctttcttttgaggGCAGCTTTTGTCACCGTGTTTTTAAGAGCCAGAAGGAATTTGGGGTTGAAAACAACAGACAGGCAAGCTGCATAATGTCCTATCAACTCTAAGACATGCGTGAGTGAGAAAGAGTAAGGCAGAATCTGCAGCGTAGATCAGACCTTGGTTCTGGAGAAAGCTGTAGAAAGGGCTCAGAAGAGAGGTGTTCTGAGAAGTGGCAGCCACAAGGGAATAGCTGTCATGCCTCTCCAGGTGACCCCTAGAAAGGGGCAGCAGCTATTTGCATGTCTCTGCACAGACATCTAGCTCTGTTGCAGGCAGAGTCCTAATTCTCCAGTGGATCTCTATCCAGTGTCCCTTCAGTTACCAATTAATTCCAGtctgaaaactcaaattacaatgAGAGTCAGAGACTCCCACTTCTCCCTGAGAGGCAGGACAACTCAACTCCACCCAGGTCTTGTTCTCTTGCAAATATTCTGCTTTCTACTCCAAGTACAATCTTTGCACTGACCACCACCATCTGCTGTTCTTCCCTCAGTACCTGAGAACTTTTCCACACCAAGCAGCCCCTAAGACTGTGGTTTCAACTCTTTTCCAGAAAGCCCAGGTGCTCAGCAATGCCCAGactttcctcctccatctccttcttGGACATCGAGTATCATTTTGTCACAACCTTGGTGCCTCCCTTATGATCGAATGTGTAGAATTTTCTTGAATGTCTTCTTGAAGTTCTCATTGCACAAGGGGTAGATGAGGGGGTTCAGCGTGGAGTTGATGTAGCCCAGCCAGATGGTGAACATGTGCACATGTTCATTGCAGCAGCTCTTGCAGAAAGCAATGACCATGAAGAAGATGAAGTAGGGAATCCAGCAAAGGATGAAGGCTGCCATGATGAAACCCAACTGTCTGGCAGCCTTCCGTTCGCGGTTCACATGCAAACCAGACACGTACTGTCTGGAATGGGAGCGGAGCCTCTTCCATGTGAACTTGATGTAGTCCAGGCCTGGGTTGGACCCACTTCTCAATTTGTCTCTGCCCAGTGCTGGCTCTGTGCTGGTGTCTGAGTCTGTTGTGCGGCCGATGGACTGGCTCTCGGCAAACATGTGATCCACTGACATCTCGCTGACTCGATGGGTGTTTAGGCTCTGCCCCTCCATCTTGAGCTGATTCTCACTCTTGTCCACAACTTCGCAGCCCCTTCCATCTCCCGCTGCCACACTCTGTGTCTGCACAAGATCAAGTGAGAAGCAGGGGAGTTTAGCTGCTTCTCCATCCTCCTCTTGGCTCAAGGTATCTGGAGATTTTCTCTCCTTTGTATCCAGGGGTGATGGCTTCAAAACAGGTCCACTACTGGCATCTTTCGACTCCCTTTTCAGAGCCTCCTTCTCTGATTTTTTGGTGCCCACCTTGGGATTCTCTGGCTTCTGTTTAATTTCTAAGAAAGCAGGAAGGGATCCATTGATGAGCTCCCGGTGCTGACAGTGTCGTCGTACAGCCTTGTAGATCTTCAGATAGAACCAGAGCATGAGTAATGTGGGCAGGTAGAAGTTGATGATGGCAGTCATGATCTTGAACCAGGTGACATCGTAGAAGTCTGTCTCACACTTGTCCTCTCGGCGCCCTGAGGTGCGGGACATGAAGTGATGCCAACCTAGGATGGGAATGACCCATAGAAAGGAGAGAAACCAGGCTCCCAAGATGGTGGCTGATGCTCGGGTCTTGGTGCGATACTTCAGGTACCTGAGGGGCTGTTGGACAGAGCGGTAGCGATCAATGCATAAGATGAAGACACTGAAAATGGATGCCGTGCTAGCCACATAGTCCATGGAAAGCCAAAAGAGGCAGAGAGGGCGACCCAGGGACCACTTGGTCATGAGGAGGTACAGGATGTTCATGGGCATGACCACAGCACCCACGATCAGGTCTGCCACCGAGAGGCTAACGATGTACAGGTTCCCCACAGTATGCAGCTTCCGCTCGCTCCGTATAGCATACAGCACCAGCAGGTTGAGTACCACTGTGACCAGGGAGATGCTGCTCAGGACCACCACCAGGGGCATCAACTGGGGGCTGGCCATGGTGGTCTTGTTCCCCTCACACATCTTGTCTTCTAAGACACAGGAGGAATTGGGAAGGGTCATTGGCACAAGGGCAGTCTCCAGCTATGGCTCACTCCCTGGGAGAAAAGATATAAGGATCAAGGTCAGAGATTTGGTAATCAGTAGTTACTTGGAAGCATTGTGTTCATCAAGCTAGACTTCTATGCTGTCGGGGGCAGTGACACTGCTGCTGACCTACCTCACTAACATGTACCTTCTTCCTCATTTATTCAGTGACTTTTTATTGAATTCCTGGCATGGTTCTAGGTGTTGGGGATACAGCAGTgaatgaaataagacaaaaatattcaCCCTCATGAAGTTACATTCTAGTGAGGGAGTTTGGCCAAAACAAGGTAGGTAAGTAATTTATTAAAGTCTCTAGGAAAGTGGAATCCATCCTAACTGGTCTAAGCCAAAAATAGTAATCTAGTTTCTCTTTGCCAGTGGTAGATCTAGGTATGGCCAGGAGACACAACTGTGGTCAAGGAAACAGAGGTGGGGTTCAGGGAAAGTTCTTCATCTCTGAAAAAggagcaaaacaagaaaaagcaatctttCCCACATGGCCTCTTCTTGCTGAAAGGAAGTGAAATAGTCATGTTTGGAGCTATGGCAGTTGCTCCAGATGTTGGGGTCATCATGGAAATGCCAAGAAAACCTCTTATCACTGAACTGCTAAACCAACCCTGGAATCTTCTCCAGACTTGTTAGgatagaaaaaagtgaaatgtttCTTCTTCCCTTAAGTCACTGTCAAGGGGGATTTTTACAAGGAGCTAAAAGCATCCCTAATTAACATGGGGGGCAGGCAGGTCAAGGGGATGTATTAAAGATACAGAAATCATTAAACAAATCTAGCATATCCCTAAGAACAAAGGTTATCAGGCTacggatgtacctcagtggtacagcaagtgattagcatgtgcaaggccctggatttcatccccagcaatgcaaaaagcaacttaaaaatgaagaaaggtcTTTTAAATGGGAAGGGAATTGTGGTATTTCAAAAGCATATctaatttacttttatatttgataaattaaaaaaatatttttatcattatataaacTATGTCAAATAATATGTAACAAAATTTTTGCTAGTAAAGGCAACACAGAAAAGAGATTGTATCCTGTTATTGTTGATCCTCTGTTGTTTGTCACTTTTCAataactataacaaatacctgagatgatcaatttatgaagaaaaaaaggtttattttggttcatggttttgtaAACTTCAGTCTAGGATGAGGCAGGCCCATTGATTTTCGACCTCTGGTAGGGATGATGGATGGCACACTGGGGAGCAAACAATAGAATAAAATGCCCACCTCATGGacaggaagtgagagagagaaacagaaaggccTGAGGTGCCATATCCCCTTAAATGGCAGGCCTCcatgacctgaagacctcccagTGGGCACCGCCTCTtacaggttccaccacctcccaatagtaccaccctggggaccaagccttcaacaaaaAGAACCTTGGGGGATACTCAGGACCCAAACTAAAACAAGCGGGAAGGGAAGGTAGGTATTAAGAGACTTGAAAGAAAGAATTGTTAGattttaatattcaataaatggtatgattttaagaaaatgagaCACTAACAAAGAGGGCAGATTCAATAATTTAGCAGAaaccaaattatttttacagtaaGAAAAAGTCATAAGTTCTCAAGCAGAAGGCTAAATCCATAGCActtgtttttttgctttgtttgtttgtttgtttgtttttgtgtgtatgtgtcactatggattgaacccaggggtctctaccactgagctacacccccagctctttttattttactttgaaataaggtcttgctaagttgctgaggctggtcttgaacttgcaatcctactgacTCAGCTCCCAAGTTGCCAGGATCAAGAtttatgccaccatgcccaagtAAATCCACAtcattttccaaacaaaaatcaagaccCCAAGGCTTCTGATCCTTGTGCAAGGAGCTTTACAAGATACTTTGTTGGAAAAGCACTGATTTTGTCTGCcactaatatatttttttaaatattttgttttaattgtaggtggacacaatactttttattttatttttatgtggtgttgaggatcaaacccagggccccacgcatgctaggcgagtgctccaccactgaaccgcAACCCTAGCCCTCTGCCACTGATTCCTTAAGTGATCTTTCAGCTTTGTTTTCTCGTATGTGTGGTGGGACAGAAGATCTCTAAGAGTTTTCCCAGGTATCCTCTCTAGAGCCTCTCTTGAGGTGGGTTTCCATGTTCCCCTCCAGCTCTGCACAGTCGCCTGCGATCAGAGCACTGACCGCTTCTCTGACTTCAATACCATTTCCTTCCTGTGACAACAAGTCCCGGCCTGTCCCTGTTACTCTACTGCCTCAGGGACCTTCTCCACTCACTTCCTTACACTTTAGCCATCACCTCTATGACGACAAGACCCAAACCTACAGCTGCAGCAGGAATCTTCCATCATCCCTTTGTCTAATGCCAAACTCATAGCTTCATCTTCAGCCCTGACCAAGTCAAAATCCACTGCTGCTGCCATGGCCTCCTTCAAAAAgcagaaagggggaggggaggggaggggaggggagggaggggagaaaagaaggaaggatcatctcagggattttattttttcttgtttgggTGAGAAGGAAGCAAGAAGTAGCTCCCTAAAATAATCCTGTACCATGGCATTCTTAAGGCAACTCAGACCTCCCTTCTTTCCAAAGATTTTCAACTGTCTTTTCCCCAGTGCTGGACACACAAAGGGGGCACTaatctgtctttttaaattgtgtggaAACTATTGTGTAATAATTAATTtgacagaaaataatttgtttttatataaaaaatctgtattttttcctttttgattcaaaaagaaagatctcTATGtacagtggcatgcacctgtagtcctagctactctgaaggctgaggcaggagaatcccaagttcaaaaccagcctgagcaactttgcaagaccatgtctcaaagcaaaaaataaatagaaaaggttgctggggttgtagttcagtggtggggCATCACTGGgctcaacccctagtaccaaacaaacaaacaaaaacaaaaaacagcaaacGTGAAGCTGGGGGTgttacagctcagtggcagtgaGAAGACCTGCGTTCCATCCCaacactacaaaaagaaaaagaatgaattgatGAATGAGAAACGAGAGTGCTCTTAAGTATCTCTACTAGgaacttattcattcaacaaatattttctggtGAAAGGTTCCTTTTAGCTCAGTGATCTGATTTGGgaggaagaaaatcttttgttttcaaaagttgCAGGACTTGAGTCCTTGGAAGGCCACTGCAGCACTCATGCTACAACAACACTTAGCCTAAAGAATGTAGGGTCAGTTCTAAGGAAGAGGAAAAGCCTTTGGGAGCAATGTAACCCAGGCACTGAGCCTAGAAAAACTCAGCTATACCAGAGAGGGCAGCAAAGAGATGTAGCCCTCGGCTTGAGAAATGGTGGGAGCAGTTCCAGGGAACTAAGGGAAACCTTAGGGAGCAATCTGAGGAATGGTAGGACAGTTCCAAAGAAGGAGAAGCCTTGAGGATCAACAGGACCCAGGCACTAAGACTGCAAACACGAAGGGAGGGCAGCACCAGGGACCCATGGAAAGGGATTTTCCTTTTATGGACAGTAGAATATCATCATTTACTTAATGTCCCACACAGGACCAGCTACCAGttcaaactgaaggaaaaaaaagaaagaaagaaaaaaaaaagttatcttttgcagtattggggaccAAACTCAGGACcgtgcatgtgctaggcaaatgtcCTACCATTGAACCATACCCTGAACccccaaacaaaaaaatgtttaattgatTAAGAATTTGAAGATGGTGGCTGCAGAGCATTCTACCAGGCTGAAGGTCTTATGTACCCTGGTCCTGTGCAGTTGTGTGGGTCACATAACCAGGAAGCCAACCTTGAACTCTGCTTCTCAAGCCAGTCTGAACAGGCTCCAGGCAGTGAGATGATTAAGTAAGGCACTTATCCATCCCTTGGGCATCTGTACACTGAAAAGCAGATACATGAATGGTTTTCCCTGTACATGTTCCAAAAGAAGGCCAGGAGCTCTGGCAAAGAGGGTGGGAGATATGTGGGCACGCAGATCCTTATTTGGTCTAACATGGCACAGGAGACCCCAGCTGGGTCTAGGGCACCCCTGCGAGGTGAAAGTCAGGCCTGCAGAAATTATGTGAGCAAGAGGGGGTGCTCTGGGCCAAGAGAATGGATGCTGGAGTAGGCGCTTTGGACAAGGACATTTGGGGAAGGCAAGAGGACACCTGGAGGTTCTTTATGGCATTGGGCTGTTGGGAGGATCAGCTGAGACAGAGCGGGGGAAAGTTCTGCAAAGTGAAGACAATTAGGTAAAAAGCAAAGATGGACCCTTGTCTAAGAGACTTGAGTGTACaagcaaatttgtttttaattaaggCAATGGCTTTAGACCAAATGCATTAGTTGAAGTGGGGCCTTTTACTAGAGTAGCTACAAACAGTCTAATCCAATCACATCCATGTGCCAGCAAATAAACAGGCAGTCAACATTCCTTCCACATTCAGGAAGTGGTTGAGGCAGCTGAGATGGTAAGAAGTCAAAACATGGGTGCTTCTCATACACCAATTATTAAGTTCACACGGTCACTGTCTGTTGCTGTGTGCATTGTCTGTTCAGCAGCATCCCTACTTTTTACTTACTAGATACCAGGGGCAGCTGTCCCCTTCAGGCATGACGACCAAATATGTAAAACTGCCAGATAGTGCCTGGGGCACAGGACCATTGATCTAATTGAAGAATATGTGCCTAGCACTACTCCACTCCATTGCCGGCCCAGGAATATGGTTTTCAGTTTCAGGAATATGGTTTTTCTAAAAACCAATGCTATCAACAATGCAGTTACCTTGAAAAATGGTGAGCTCCCCATCATGGGAAGTGTGCAAGAGGAGGTAGCTTTGATCTGATTCCAAATTAGAAATTTTCCATCTTTGTCAAAGGCAATTACATACCTAAGTAAACTTGCAGATGTTGGTTTTAGATACAGTATCCAAAGCACCTCATATAGTGTCTCACACACAGAAGGGCTCAATTATTCCAATTGTTGTGTTTCTTACATTTCTGGTGAGTGGTACCACCATCCACAGATGGTCCAGTCAGGCTAAAAGGAATCATCCTTGACCTCTTCTTGTTTTTCACTATGACAGAAACTATTAATAGTCTCATATGATGTTTAGGAATAGAATACTGTTTTTTTTAGACTAGAGACATTTTACAGTCTCCTCTGTAGCTGGGTGTAATATAAATGGAAGTGTAGTTTGCAAATTTCTGCTCTGAAGAGGTGTGTACTCTTCTTTGGCACTCCATTGTTCCAACTGGATGGGATACAGATATGATGAGTGGAGTTTAAACAGTCACCTTGGGACCATGAAGAACAGACACAAAATGAGGAAGGGGAAGCAGCGATATGGATGGAGTTAAGTCCCTGAAGATCACAGAGCTACCAGATCAGTGGGGACTGCCCACCTCTGCCCAATCTCATTAAAGTCACTATTACTTGGGTTTTCCATCAAACACAGTCAGACCAAATTCTAACTAATACATTAaggatataaattatataaattagtATGAGAAGAAAGACACAAGAGGCAGCATCGAAAACAAAATTCTAGAATTGAACTAGGATAAGTGTGATGACTGAAGGTGGCAGGAGTAAAGAAGGAGCAACTGACTCACTCCTTCAAGGTGGCATGCAATGTCAGGGAGGACACAGGAGAAGTTATGTGTGAGTTAGGCTAGAAGGATGAGTAGAAGTTtaccaggaggaaggaagagctaCTTGAGGCCAAGATATAGAAAAAATGAAGCACAGAGTTGAATTTGAAGAACTGGGAGAAATTCACTGGCAGTGCCTGAAGCACAAAATGACAAGTCTGGAAATATATGTTAGGGCTAAAGTGTAAGTGAACACTCTGACCCCTCGGTGCCTCTGCCAGTGCTCCTACCCATGTCTGATGCACCCTTTTGCCTTGAAGTTCCTAGTGcctcctttctctgtctcccccTAACAACATGTGTAACATCCTCCCTTGTATATTAATTTTCCTGTGGcattattattctttcttcagGTGATTCTTCCCCAGTTAAACAGGGGGCCACTCTAGGGCATGGAGTGTGTCTGCTA
This DNA window, taken from Sciurus carolinensis chromosome 19, mSciCar1.2, whole genome shotgun sequence, encodes the following:
- the Hrh1 gene encoding histamine H1 receptor encodes the protein MTLPNSSCVLEDKMCEGNKTTMASPQLMPLVVVLSSISLVTVVLNLLVLYAIRSERKLHTVGNLYIVSLSVADLIVGAVVMPMNILYLLMTKWSLGRPLCLFWLSMDYVASTASIFSVFILCIDRYRSVQQPLRYLKYRTKTRASATILGAWFLSFLWVIPILGWHHFMSRTSGRREDKCETDFYDVTWFKIMTAIINFYLPTLLMLWFYLKIYKAVRRHCQHRELINGSLPAFLEIKQKPENPKVGTKKSEKEALKRESKDASSGPVLKPSPLDTKERKSPDTLSQEEDGEAAKLPCFSLDLVQTQSVAAGDGRGCEVVDKSENQLKMEGQSLNTHRVSEMSVDHMFAESQSIGRTTDSDTSTEPALGRDKLRSGSNPGLDYIKFTWKRLRSHSRQYVSGLHVNRERKAARQLGFIMAAFILCWIPYFIFFMVIAFCKSCCNEHVHMFTIWLGYINSTLNPLIYPLCNENFKKTFKKILHIRS